The Mammaliicoccus sciuri genome window below encodes:
- a CDS encoding Gfo/Idh/MocA family oxidoreductase produces MTKIKIGQVGLSRLGKVHAENIVNHVKGAELFAVASVVEQELTYAKEELGVKNCYTSYSEMIENDELDAVVIVSPSGFHAVQISQALDKGLHVFSEKPIGLELDNIKQVVEKINSHSDKVFQLGFMRRFDDSYQFAKDVVQNGELGKITAMRCYGIDPSAGLDSFIQFAKNSASGGIFLDMSIHDIDLVRWFTGSEFKTVYSLGNNIAAPELTECEELETGACLAELEDGTIAYLLAGRNAQHGYHVETEIIGTEGMIRIGNAPEKNLVTVYDKNGVVRPTSGHFPERFKLAFINEINAFIESINNNVPSSITGIDGLKSTEVAIAMQESYEKKTIITL; encoded by the coding sequence ATGACAAAAATAAAAATTGGTCAAGTTGGTTTAAGTAGATTAGGAAAAGTGCATGCAGAAAACATTGTTAACCATGTGAAAGGTGCAGAGTTATTCGCTGTGGCAAGTGTTGTAGAGCAAGAATTAACATATGCCAAAGAAGAATTAGGTGTGAAAAATTGCTATACATCCTATTCAGAAATGATAGAAAACGATGAGCTAGATGCAGTTGTAATTGTTTCACCAAGTGGATTTCATGCAGTTCAAATTTCACAAGCATTAGATAAAGGTTTGCATGTCTTTTCAGAAAAACCTATTGGACTTGAGTTAGATAATATCAAACAAGTTGTTGAAAAAATAAATAGTCACTCAGACAAAGTGTTTCAGTTAGGTTTTATGCGTAGATTTGATGATTCTTATCAATTTGCTAAAGACGTTGTTCAAAATGGTGAATTAGGCAAAATTACAGCAATGAGATGTTATGGAATTGATCCTAGTGCAGGGTTAGATAGCTTTATCCAATTTGCGAAGAACAGTGCAAGTGGTGGCATATTTTTAGATATGTCGATTCATGATATTGATCTTGTACGTTGGTTTACAGGTTCAGAATTTAAAACTGTATATTCACTAGGTAATAACATAGCAGCACCTGAATTAACAGAATGTGAAGAATTGGAAACAGGTGCATGTCTGGCAGAATTAGAAGACGGTACAATCGCATACTTATTAGCCGGAAGAAATGCTCAACATGGATACCATGTTGAAACAGAAATTATAGGAACTGAAGGCATGATAAGAATCGGTAATGCACCAGAGAAAAACTTAGTTACAGTTTATGACAAAAACGGTGTCGTTAGACCGACTTCAGGTCATTTTCCTGAGCGATTTAAACTAGCATTTATTAATGAAATTAATGCATTTATAGAATCTATCAATAATAATGTTCCTTCATCAATAACAGGTATTGATGGATTGAAAAGTACAGAGGTTGCAATTGCAATGCAAGAATCTTATGAGAAGAAAACAATCATTACGTTATGA
- the iolE gene encoding myo-inosose-2 dehydratase: MTKNIRYACAPIAWTNDDMPELGSENSFEQCISEMALTGYEGTEIGNKYPKDPEVLKSYLEPRGLSVASAWLSLYLTSEPYEVTEEAFIKHRDFLHALGAKVIVVSEQGNSIQGDLTKALFKEKPIFTEQEWQLLVDGLEKLGQLAHEKDMEIVYHHHMGTGVQTTKEIDELMERTNKDNVSLLFDTGHLVLSGEDPIDIFERHEVRIKHIHFKDVRQDVKEAVDKECSCFLDGVKKGMFTVPGDGVIDFKPILDLIYKSDYSGWIVVEAEQDPAIANPFIYAKKAKEYIAQYQ; the protein is encoded by the coding sequence ATGACTAAAAATATTCGATATGCATGTGCACCGATAGCTTGGACAAATGATGATATGCCAGAACTAGGGAGTGAGAATTCATTTGAACAATGTATAAGTGAAATGGCACTCACTGGGTATGAAGGTACAGAAATAGGTAACAAGTACCCGAAAGATCCTGAAGTTTTGAAATCATATTTGGAACCAAGAGGACTATCTGTCGCAAGTGCATGGTTAAGTTTATATTTAACTTCGGAACCATATGAAGTAACAGAAGAAGCGTTTATAAAACATAGAGATTTTCTACATGCATTAGGCGCAAAAGTTATTGTTGTTTCAGAACAAGGAAATAGTATTCAAGGGGATTTAACTAAAGCATTATTTAAAGAAAAACCTATATTTACAGAACAAGAATGGCAATTATTAGTTGATGGTTTAGAGAAGTTAGGTCAATTAGCACACGAAAAAGATATGGAAATCGTATACCACCATCATATGGGTACAGGTGTACAAACGACAAAAGAAATAGATGAATTAATGGAAAGAACAAACAAAGATAATGTTTCTCTCTTATTTGATACAGGACACCTTGTCCTTTCTGGTGAAGACCCGATAGACATATTTGAAAGACATGAAGTTAGGATAAAACATATTCACTTTAAAGATGTTAGACAAGATGTTAAAGAAGCTGTAGATAAAGAATGTAGTTGCTTCTTGGATGGTGTGAAAAAAGGTATGTTCACAGTACCTGGAGACGGTGTAATAGATTTTAAACCTATCTTAGATCTAATTTATAAATCTGATTACAGCGGATGGATTGTGGTTGAAGCTGAACAAGATCCAGCGATTGCAAATCCATTTATATATGCTAAAAAAGCAAAAGAATATATAGCACAATATCAATAA
- a CDS encoding solute:sodium symporter family transporter, producing MSMFAAISFILVVICVGVYAYLRSRKIDTQNSDGFFMGGRSLTGFTIASTIIMTNLSTEQIVGQNGQSFVAGMEVMAWEVTSSVAIVILALVFLPRYFRYGVDTISDFIEMRFDTFTKRLVSLLFIFTYVVSFLPVVLYSGALVFNKIFNVSEMLNISDMTAVILISTVIGLVGIIYLFIGGLSLSAHSDSIYGVGLIVGGLAIPTLGLIIFGDGSFLHGFDKVVQNTPEKLNSLGAIDSKIVPWPTLFFGMFFNNLFFWCTNQMIVQKALAGKNLKEAQKGAMYVGTFKIFGALFLVFPGVLAFNMLGDKVTNPDNAYPMLVNEVLPEWAYGLFGAVIFGAILSSFVGSLNSTATLFSLDFYKSIINKEASNKQVSRIGRLVTVLVGVIVVIIAPMISLFPQGLYAVVQEFNGIYNMPLLVLVLVGFFVKRTSQLGAKVMFILHIVLYALSKVLITEIHFLYVLSVLFFVDLLIVMLFNKWKPSDEFDFSVNYAKVDITPWKHRYLVGGIIVLVVIGTYVLFSPLGLA from the coding sequence ATGAGTATGTTTGCAGCAATTTCGTTTATTTTAGTTGTTATATGTGTAGGTGTATATGCTTACTTACGGAGTAGAAAGATTGATACTCAAAATTCTGACGGTTTCTTTATGGGTGGTAGAAGTTTAACAGGTTTTACAATTGCTTCTACAATTATCATGACCAATTTATCTACAGAACAAATAGTTGGTCAAAATGGTCAAAGTTTCGTTGCGGGTATGGAAGTTATGGCATGGGAAGTAACATCATCAGTAGCCATTGTTATACTAGCACTTGTCTTTTTACCTAGATATTTTAGGTATGGTGTTGATACAATATCAGATTTTATTGAAATGAGATTTGATACATTCACGAAACGACTCGTATCTTTATTATTCATATTTACTTATGTAGTTTCATTCTTACCAGTTGTATTATATTCTGGTGCACTTGTATTTAATAAAATTTTCAACGTAAGTGAAATGTTAAATATAAGTGATATGACTGCAGTTATTTTAATATCAACAGTCATAGGTCTTGTAGGAATTATATATTTGTTCATAGGCGGGTTATCTTTAAGTGCACATAGTGATTCTATCTATGGTGTCGGTTTAATTGTAGGTGGACTTGCTATACCAACATTAGGTCTCATTATTTTCGGAGATGGAAGCTTCTTACATGGATTTGATAAAGTCGTTCAGAACACGCCAGAAAAGCTTAATTCACTAGGTGCAATTGATTCTAAAATAGTACCATGGCCAACGTTATTCTTTGGTATGTTCTTCAATAATTTATTCTTCTGGTGTACTAACCAAATGATTGTTCAAAAAGCACTTGCTGGTAAAAATTTAAAAGAAGCACAAAAAGGTGCTATGTATGTTGGTACATTTAAAATTTTTGGTGCTTTATTCCTAGTATTTCCAGGTGTGTTGGCATTCAATATGTTAGGAGATAAAGTTACAAATCCTGATAATGCTTATCCAATGCTTGTTAATGAAGTATTACCAGAATGGGCATATGGTTTATTTGGAGCAGTTATTTTTGGTGCTATTCTAAGTTCATTTGTTGGATCTTTAAATAGTACAGCAACATTGTTCTCACTGGACTTTTATAAATCAATTATCAATAAAGAAGCAAGCAATAAACAAGTATCAAGAATTGGAAGATTGGTTACAGTACTAGTAGGTGTAATTGTTGTAATAATTGCACCAATGATTTCATTGTTCCCACAAGGTTTATATGCAGTTGTACAAGAGTTTAATGGTATTTATAATATGCCACTTTTAGTACTTGTACTTGTAGGATTTTTTGTTAAACGTACATCACAGCTTGGTGCTAAAGTGATGTTTATTTTACACATTGTTTTGTATGCGCTTTCAAAAGTTTTGATTACAGAAATACATTTCTTATATGTATTAAGTGTACTTTTCTTTGTAGATTTACTTATAGTGATGTTATTCAATAAATGGAAACCATCTGATGAGTTTGATTTCAGTGTAAATTACGCAAAAGTAGATATCACACCATGGAAACATAGATATTTAGTGGGTGGTATTATCGTACTTGTAGTTATAGGCACTTACGTATTATTCTCACCACTTGGATTAGCATAG